A window of Corallococcus macrosporus DSM 14697 contains these coding sequences:
- a CDS encoding 3-oxoacyl-ACP synthase, whose protein sequence is MAALGRQALSELLPLSTGLPGGPLPLYLGLPEAGIGAEVQQESLLADLLADTGGSLRVVKTYATGRAAFFEALSTAQADLRSGKAGALALVGAVDSLGDPASLEALVSARLTLGPINRDGRIPGEAAGFVALARPGATTSLGLEPLGVLLGTELGVEPSPFTQQAPSTAEGLTRVLRQLRQNRESGARRVDGVLACQPGESFWGTEFSRAYLRNTALMPEPLCVGLAGEGLGDAGAGAGPVMVGVALHRARWKQHGERRTLIYGSSDGGRIGACIVELIPRS, encoded by the coding sequence ATGGCGGCCCTGGGACGGCAGGCGCTCTCGGAGCTCCTCCCATTGTCGACGGGCCTGCCCGGTGGTCCCCTGCCGCTGTATCTCGGCTTGCCCGAAGCCGGCATTGGAGCGGAGGTGCAGCAGGAATCGCTGCTGGCGGACTTGCTGGCGGACACGGGAGGAAGCCTACGGGTCGTGAAGACGTACGCGACGGGACGGGCTGCATTCTTCGAGGCCCTCAGCACGGCCCAGGCGGACCTCCGCTCCGGGAAGGCGGGGGCGCTCGCATTGGTGGGGGCCGTGGACTCACTGGGCGACCCGGCATCGCTGGAGGCACTGGTCTCCGCGCGGCTGACGCTGGGTCCCATCAACCGGGACGGGAGGATTCCGGGCGAGGCCGCGGGATTCGTTGCCCTGGCACGCCCGGGCGCGACAACGTCACTGGGACTGGAGCCCTTGGGCGTGCTGCTCGGCACGGAGCTGGGCGTGGAGCCCTCCCCGTTCACCCAGCAGGCCCCCAGCACGGCGGAGGGCCTGACCAGGGTGCTGCGGCAGTTGCGGCAGAACAGGGAGAGCGGGGCACGGAGGGTGGATGGCGTCCTCGCCTGCCAACCGGGAGAATCCTTCTGGGGCACCGAATTTTCCCGGGCATACCTACGCAACACGGCGCTGATGCCCGAGCCTCTGTGCGTGGGATTGGCGGGCGAGGGACTCGGGGATGCAGGAGCGGGCGCGGGCCCCGTCATGGTGGGTGTGGCGCTGCACCGGGCGCGGTGGAAGCAGCATGGTGAGCGCAGGACGCTCATCTACGGAAGCTCCGATGGAGGTCGCATCGGCGCGTGCATCGTGGAGCTGATTCCGAGGAGCTGA
- a CDS encoding SMI1/KNR4 family protein, whose product MKELLEYINGFEPAFSRQVQGATATEVSRLESLVKRPLPTHYKDFLLGMGRGMGSLREEDTDFGIGRVLKFYETSKRRPPPRFIFIGAQLVDTYGRFLLDCGQAAEQADCPVVQADPEEPFENEDHIVPLYGSLKDMLFLLAFSRKRMALLEHRRRFLPSLVGSGTGNVRIVDPALVGAIDKTLLQLGFQKLPHTSPLTPLYERGDAAFYVDRSSQGGGISAELAARDEREFGRLVEVIQDSTTLV is encoded by the coding sequence ATGAAAGAACTGCTCGAGTACATCAATGGATTCGAACCCGCCTTTTCCAGACAGGTCCAGGGGGCGACTGCAACGGAGGTCTCCCGGCTCGAGAGCCTGGTCAAGCGGCCTCTTCCCACTCACTACAAGGACTTCCTCCTCGGCATGGGGCGAGGCATGGGAAGCCTTCGCGAGGAAGACACTGACTTCGGCATTGGCCGGGTCCTGAAGTTCTACGAGACGAGCAAGCGGCGTCCTCCTCCGAGGTTCATCTTCATTGGCGCCCAGCTCGTGGACACCTACGGAAGGTTCCTGCTCGACTGCGGACAGGCCGCGGAGCAGGCTGACTGTCCCGTTGTCCAGGCGGACCCTGAAGAGCCGTTCGAGAACGAGGACCATATCGTTCCCCTGTATGGCTCCCTGAAGGACATGCTCTTCCTGCTGGCCTTCAGCAGGAAGCGGATGGCGCTCCTCGAACATCGGCGAAGGTTCCTCCCTTCACTCGTGGGCAGCGGGACAGGGAATGTCCGAATCGTGGACCCCGCCTTGGTGGGAGCCATCGACAAGACGCTTCTTCAGCTCGGCTTCCAGAAGCTGCCCCATACCAGCCCACTGACTCCGCTCTACGAGCGTGGTGACGCGGCCTTCTACGTCGACCGGTCTTCACAGGGAGGAGGGATATCAGCAGAGCTGGCGGCACGAGATGAGAGGGAGTTCGGGAGGCTGGTTGAAGTCATCCAGGACTCCACGACCCTTGTCTAG
- a CDS encoding DUF4150 domain-containing protein, with the protein MTKVFANGRSILHKGAGNTHVSAAPDVCKVPTPAGPVPTPFVNSAQDSMLAKGSKKTTIEGNPVALTNSELSTSSGDEPGTAGGLISSKFKGKLTWGSGSMDVKVEGKGVVRFLDPTLHNGNTFNTSFMSAGGTGLVYGDDPVDGNMRCPNCKDDKAEHRLPETHLSLTQARKLLRELLRVTREKKHSTLKTDIDEDGSEILRGYMIGVLICRLNHKIYAAMSGSYYLDGFGEAVNRLQAQDGRWTLCQPLAKGAMTTNPRGDEIPLSSFRQKKIGKNLPGVCAGPQLVQKALREGHIPSSMSELWFRPRILKRFRQPGVTVTVEHLRNGEYVKKDFRHRESVPSCDTCKVVLTEMLCDINKKSC; encoded by the coding sequence ATGACCAAGGTCTTCGCCAATGGGCGCTCGATTCTGCACAAGGGGGCCGGGAACACGCATGTTTCGGCGGCACCGGACGTCTGCAAGGTCCCGACACCGGCAGGGCCGGTGCCCACGCCCTTCGTCAACTCCGCCCAGGACTCAATGCTCGCGAAGGGGAGCAAGAAGACGACGATTGAGGGCAACCCCGTCGCATTGACGAACTCCGAGCTGAGCACCAGCTCCGGCGACGAACCAGGCACCGCCGGTGGACTCATCTCCTCCAAGTTCAAAGGGAAGCTGACCTGGGGCAGCGGCAGCATGGACGTGAAGGTGGAGGGCAAGGGCGTGGTGCGCTTCCTTGACCCAACGCTTCACAATGGGAACACCTTCAACACGAGTTTCATGTCCGCAGGGGGCACCGGCCTGGTCTATGGTGACGACCCTGTCGACGGGAACATGCGGTGCCCCAACTGCAAGGATGACAAGGCCGAGCACCGCCTGCCAGAAACCCACCTTTCACTGACACAAGCCAGGAAGCTTCTCCGGGAGCTGCTGAGAGTGACCCGAGAGAAGAAGCATTCGACTCTCAAAACAGACATCGACGAGGATGGCTCAGAAATCCTCAGGGGATACATGATTGGCGTGCTCATCTGCAGGCTCAATCACAAAATCTATGCCGCGATGTCCGGCTCCTACTATCTCGATGGATTTGGCGAAGCCGTCAATCGACTGCAAGCCCAAGATGGGAGATGGACCCTCTGCCAGCCACTTGCCAAGGGCGCGATGACAACCAACCCCAGAGGCGACGAAATCCCCCTGAGTTCGTTCCGCCAGAAGAAGATTGGCAAGAACCTGCCTGGCGTCTGCGCGGGACCACAGCTCGTCCAGAAGGCACTTCGGGAGGGACATATCCCATCTTCCATGTCCGAGCTCTGGTTCCGTCCACGAATCCTGAAGCGCTTCAGACAGCCCGGCGTGACGGTCACAGTCGAGCATCTCCGGAACGGAGAGTACGTCAAGAAGGACTTTCGGCACCGCGAAAGCGTTCCCTCGTGCGACACCTGCAAGGTGGTGTTGACGGAGATGCTCTGCGACATCAACAAGAAGTCATGCTGA
- a CDS encoding DUF2169 family type VI secretion system accessory protein yields the protein MPALKNFTPFAATDFLSLTKQGEECLVLVVAGSFTLPPPGRLATTPLSPCDEQVPPPKADAYWGEPEKSSLRYESQAAYTRIATDVLLHGRAWAPRGRKVTRTQVTVRVGALEKQALVSGARVWYRSLVGLSASDPLPFESVPLQYEHSFGGTSATWREARNPVGEGLYESAKDAIDKPLPAIEEPRHPIRKWTDRPPPCGFGPVARHWQPRLGWAGTYNAAWVKQRAPLWPEDFDERFLQTAPQALQASPHLRGGERVVLDGVSPDGPIAFTLPAFRLLARCTFARRRERRRMTLDMVLLEPEERRVVLTWRATFPAHRELATHEVSSVRLLEPWEEDVS from the coding sequence ATGCCCGCCCTCAAGAACTTCACCCCGTTCGCGGCCACGGACTTCCTTTCACTGACGAAGCAGGGCGAGGAGTGCCTCGTCCTCGTCGTCGCGGGCAGCTTCACCCTCCCCCCACCCGGGCGCCTTGCCACCACGCCGTTGTCCCCGTGCGACGAGCAGGTCCCTCCACCGAAGGCCGACGCCTATTGGGGTGAGCCAGAAAAGTCGAGCCTCCGCTACGAGTCCCAAGCCGCATACACCCGGATAGCCACCGACGTGCTGCTACACGGCCGTGCGTGGGCGCCCCGGGGCCGCAAGGTGACACGGACGCAGGTGACGGTGCGGGTGGGCGCCCTGGAGAAGCAGGCCCTCGTTTCGGGCGCACGCGTCTGGTATCGGAGCCTCGTGGGCCTGAGCGCGTCGGACCCGCTGCCCTTCGAGTCCGTACCGCTCCAGTACGAGCACAGCTTCGGCGGCACCTCCGCGACCTGGCGCGAGGCACGAAACCCCGTGGGCGAGGGCCTCTACGAGAGCGCGAAAGACGCCATCGACAAGCCTCTTCCCGCCATCGAGGAACCCCGGCATCCCATCCGCAAGTGGACGGACCGGCCGCCACCGTGTGGCTTTGGTCCGGTGGCGCGACACTGGCAGCCTCGCCTCGGGTGGGCGGGAACGTACAACGCGGCATGGGTGAAGCAGCGGGCCCCGCTCTGGCCCGAGGACTTCGATGAGCGCTTCCTCCAGACGGCCCCCCAGGCGTTGCAGGCCTCGCCTCACCTTCGAGGCGGGGAACGGGTGGTGCTGGATGGCGTCTCACCGGACGGCCCCATCGCATTCACGCTTCCCGCGTTCCGGCTGCTGGCGCGCTGCACCTTTGCCCGGCGCCGTGAGCGCCGGCGCATGACACTCGACATGGTGTTGCTGGAGCCGGAGGAGCGCCGGGTAGTGCTCACCTGGCGCGCGACCTTCCCCGCCCACCGAGAGCTGGCCACGCACGAGGTCAGCTCCGTGCGGCTGCTGGAGCCCTGGGAGGAGGACGTCTCGTGA